From a region of the Burkholderia sp. HI2500 genome:
- a CDS encoding DUF3717 domain-containing protein, with the protein MARPSRSVQVRAPAPAKEASADTPITLLQVEAAINRLRRRPLEVSTAGHAFDLHEHQRKLLEGLYRDMISSRRYVVPLLTVPASARSLFHAWPSVSASGAKTW; encoded by the coding sequence ATGGCACGTCCTTCTCGATCCGTTCAGGTACGAGCTCCGGCTCCCGCCAAAGAAGCATCGGCCGATACACCGATCACGCTGCTGCAGGTCGAAGCAGCAATCAATCGGTTGCGTCGACGTCCGCTGGAGGTCAGCACGGCCGGTCACGCCTTCGATCTGCATGAGCATCAGCGCAAGCTGCTCGAAGGGCTTTATCGGGACATGATCTCGTCTCGTCGTTATGTGGTGCCGCTGTTGACAGTGCCGGCATCGGCGAGAAGCCTGTTCCATGCCTGGCCGAGCGTGTCCGCTTCGGGAGCGAAGACATGGTGA
- a CDS encoding CAP domain-containing protein: protein MNTEKNVIKLAVVSVAAALALSACGGGGGDGGSNGTPAGGTQPTTPTSPSNPGGSTSVPPQTSVPAPTYPSDSPSSVMFSTLNAYRQAMGVGLMKQDTALDKAATAHANYGLQNVPSRAISALGHDESASLPGYTGASPVQRAQAAGAPSTEWVGEVAFGGYGPVVQTTGADCANTWLNSVYHLQGVTANSESMGVGVATTVTTPPAGQQPAMWAFCVVDMGTITGVPGAPNLGSPTQSNSIPSSGGQQFATNLVVHAPYSDETGVSTSLTLGEVPNPAPDLNAPGRPIMVRVNAAAGNTLTVSNFQLVDNTGAVVSTRILVPQSAVSGSTASVTADPNNGLSPGVAFLLPLARLKANTKYTVTFSGARDGSPMSTSWSFTTGAQ from the coding sequence ATGAATACCGAAAAGAACGTCATCAAGCTGGCCGTGGTTTCTGTTGCTGCAGCCCTTGCATTGTCCGCATGCGGGGGCGGGGGGGGCGATGGTGGAAGTAATGGCACGCCCGCGGGAGGCACGCAACCAACGACGCCGACATCGCCGTCAAACCCTGGGGGCTCGACGTCCGTGCCGCCGCAAACCAGCGTGCCTGCCCCGACGTATCCGAGCGATTCGCCGAGCTCGGTGATGTTCTCGACGTTGAACGCGTATCGCCAGGCGATGGGTGTCGGGTTGATGAAGCAGGACACTGCTTTGGATAAGGCGGCGACCGCGCACGCGAACTACGGTTTGCAAAATGTTCCGAGTCGTGCGATTTCGGCGCTGGGTCACGATGAAAGCGCGTCGCTGCCTGGCTATACCGGTGCGTCGCCGGTTCAGCGTGCGCAGGCTGCCGGCGCTCCTTCGACAGAATGGGTCGGCGAAGTGGCCTTCGGCGGTTATGGGCCGGTTGTACAAACGACGGGCGCTGACTGCGCGAATACCTGGCTGAACAGTGTCTATCACCTGCAGGGCGTGACTGCCAATTCCGAAAGCATGGGCGTTGGTGTCGCCACGACGGTGACGACACCGCCGGCGGGACAACAGCCCGCAATGTGGGCGTTCTGTGTTGTCGATATGGGGACGATCACGGGTGTGCCGGGTGCCCCCAATCTCGGCTCGCCGACGCAAAGTAATTCGATTCCGTCAAGCGGCGGACAGCAGTTCGCAACAAACCTGGTCGTTCACGCACCGTACAGTGACGAGACTGGTGTGTCGACGTCACTTACGCTTGGCGAAGTGCCGAATCCGGCACCGGATCTGAATGCGCCTGGGCGACCCATCATGGTCCGCGTGAACGCGGCCGCCGGCAATACGTTGACGGTTTCGAATTTTCAGCTTGTCGACAACACGGGTGCGGTTGTGTCGACTCGAATCCTCGTGCCGCAAAGTGCAGTGTCGGGTTCGACCGCGTCCGTAACGGCAGATCCGAACAACGGCCTTTCTCCGGGCGTGGCGTTTCTCCTGCCGCTTGCGCGGCTGAAGGCGAATACCAAGTACACGGTGACGTTCTCCGGTGCCCGCGACGGTTCGCCGATGTCGACGTCCTGGTCGTTCACTACAGGCGCGCAATAA
- a CDS encoding lytic transglycosylase domain-containing protein: MMPIDLPMLATTCAPAVHPVTLTAVVRNESGANPFAIGVVGGRLVRQPRTQAEAESTVAALERAGWNYSVGLAQVNRSNFVRYGLAGGGAFDPCANLRAGSEILADCYRQASITSGPGQRALRQALSCYYSGNTSRGFKVEKSGTSYVQRVVAQAQPATQQEGTAKLTTAPAAGRSAAPVDTSAATVPPIEVVRDASTVRRVKRTTTGEAPAVAPAKGSGWDVFGDFGATKENRE, encoded by the coding sequence ATGATGCCGATTGATCTTCCCATGTTGGCGACCACGTGCGCGCCTGCTGTTCATCCGGTGACACTCACGGCCGTCGTGCGCAATGAATCCGGCGCGAATCCGTTCGCGATCGGCGTGGTAGGCGGGCGCCTCGTGCGGCAGCCGCGCACGCAGGCCGAAGCCGAATCGACGGTCGCTGCGCTCGAGCGAGCGGGATGGAACTACAGCGTGGGCTTGGCGCAGGTGAACCGCTCGAACTTTGTCCGTTATGGCTTGGCTGGCGGCGGTGCTTTCGATCCGTGCGCGAACCTGCGCGCGGGTAGCGAGATTCTTGCCGATTGCTACCGGCAAGCGTCGATCACCTCGGGTCCAGGACAACGCGCGTTGCGCCAAGCACTGTCCTGCTATTACAGCGGCAACACCAGTCGCGGATTCAAGGTCGAGAAGAGCGGCACGAGCTACGTGCAGCGCGTGGTCGCCCAGGCGCAGCCTGCGACGCAACAGGAGGGTACAGCGAAATTGACGACAGCGCCGGCCGCCGGCAGGTCGGCAGCGCCGGTCGACACGTCGGCCGCCACGGTGCCGCCAATCGAGGTTGTGCGCGACGCGTCTACCGTTCGACGCGTGAAGCGTACGACCACGGGGGAGGCCCCCGCGGTGGCG